A stretch of the Capricornis sumatraensis isolate serow.1 chromosome 19, serow.2, whole genome shotgun sequence genome encodes the following:
- the ZFAND6 gene encoding AN1-type zinc finger protein 6: MAQETNHSQVPMLCSTGCGFYGNPRTNGMCSVCYKEHLQRQNSSNGRISPPAPSVTSLSESLPVQCTDGSVPEAQSALDSAASSMQPSPVSNQSLLSESVASSQVDSASVDKAIPETEALQASVSETAQQASEEQSKSLEKPKQKKNRCFMCRKKVGLTGFECRCGNVYCGVHRYSDVHNCSYNYKADAAEKIRKENPVVVGEKIQKI; this comes from the exons ATGGCTCAAGAAACTAATCACAGCCAAGTGCCTATGCTTTGTTCCACTGGCTGCGGATTTTATGGAAACCCTCGTACGAATGGCATGTGTTCAGTGTGCTATAAAGAACATCTTCAAAGACAGAATAGTAGTAATGGTAGAATAAGCCCACCTG CGCCTTCTGTCACAAGTCTGTCTGAGTCCTTACCAGTCCAGTGCACAGATGGTAGTGTCCCAGAGGCTCAGTCGGCGCTCGACTCAGCAGCTTCATCTATGCAGCCAAG cCCTGTGTCAAATCAGTCACTTTTATCAGAATCTGTAGCATCTTCCCAAGTGGACAGTGCATCTGTGGACAAAGCAATACCTGAAACAGAAGCCCTCCAAG cttcagtatcagaAACGGCACAGCAGGCATCTGAAGAGCAAAGCAAGTCTCttgaaaaaccaaaacagaaaaagaatcgcTGTTTCATGTGCAGAAAGAAAGTGGGACTTACTG GGTTTGAATGCCGGTGTGGAAATGTTTACTGTGGTGTACACCGTTACTCAGATGTACACAATTGCTCTTACAATTACAAAGCTGATGCTGCtgagaaaatcagaaaagaaaatccagTAGTTGTTGGTGAAAAGATCCAGAAGATTTGA